One window of Chloroflexus aggregans DSM 9485 genomic DNA carries:
- a CDS encoding NAD(P)/FAD-dependent oxidoreductase yields the protein MLTSHWHATLDRPPLPVIDLPSTAEVVVVGAGVVGATTALWLTRAGLRPLVIDRSGPAAGATGHNGGILAAGLAENYLAATARYGHDTARALYALSLTGQRLMVELIEQEQIDCDLRLHGNLNFALGEAQLSIAAATVASLHADEFPATLLDRTAAQEFVRIPLGAAVSGARFNPAAGTVHSGKLVYGLLAAAQRYGAHVSWGATLQQIVTADGSLRLVTDRGTITTPAAVIAVNAWSGEVLPELAAHIKPVRGQVLCTVPVEPFITCGFGASLTATGEYGQQLPGGQVLFGGCRAIAPNHDVGVPPGDVSPDVQNALETGLGRLFPTLAGIAIERRWSGPMAFTADYLPIVTQPATGLFAIGGFSGHGMPFAAIVGRYLAEAVQTGTLPAALALLGMERATLL from the coding sequence ATGTTGACTTCGCACTGGCACGCCACCCTTGATCGCCCACCATTGCCGGTGATCGATCTGCCCTCTACAGCCGAAGTAGTCGTCGTCGGAGCCGGTGTGGTTGGTGCAACCACAGCCCTTTGGCTTACCCGCGCTGGCCTGCGTCCGCTGGTGATTGACCGCTCTGGACCGGCAGCCGGCGCAACCGGTCATAACGGTGGTATTCTCGCTGCCGGTTTGGCCGAAAACTATCTGGCCGCCACCGCCCGGTATGGGCACGACACAGCGCGCGCCCTCTACGCTCTGAGCTTGACCGGTCAACGTCTCATGGTGGAGTTGATCGAGCAAGAGCAGATCGACTGCGATCTCCGGCTTCACGGTAATTTGAACTTTGCCCTTGGCGAGGCACAGTTGTCAATTGCGGCTGCCACAGTAGCCAGCCTGCACGCTGATGAGTTTCCGGCTACCCTTCTCGACCGCACCGCAGCCCAGGAATTTGTCCGTATTCCACTCGGTGCGGCAGTTTCCGGTGCCCGTTTCAATCCCGCTGCCGGTACCGTACATTCCGGTAAACTCGTGTACGGCCTGCTCGCTGCTGCCCAGCGCTACGGTGCGCACGTGAGTTGGGGGGCAACCTTACAACAGATTGTCACCGCAGATGGCAGCCTGCGCCTCGTCACCGATCGCGGTACTATCACAACCCCGGCAGCTGTCATCGCAGTGAATGCGTGGAGTGGTGAGGTGTTACCGGAATTAGCCGCACACATCAAGCCGGTAAGAGGTCAAGTACTGTGTACCGTACCGGTTGAACCCTTCATCACGTGCGGGTTCGGTGCAAGTCTGACTGCCACCGGCGAATACGGCCAGCAACTACCCGGCGGTCAAGTCTTGTTCGGTGGTTGCCGCGCTATCGCTCCCAACCACGACGTTGGTGTCCCCCCCGGTGACGTCAGCCCGGATGTACAGAACGCGCTCGAGACCGGGTTGGGCCGTCTCTTCCCCACCCTTGCCGGTATCGCCATCGAACGGCGCTGGTCGGGACCAATGGCGTTCACCGCCGATTATTTACCAATTGTGACGCAACCTGCCACCGGCCTATTCGCTATTGGCGGATTCTCCGGCCACGGGATGCCGTTCGCAGCCATCGTTGGTCGCTACCTCGCCGAGGCGGTGCAGACTGGTACACTGCCCGCGGCGTTGGCGTTGTTGGGGATGGAGCGAGCGACGTTGTTGTAG
- a CDS encoding cupredoxin domain-containing protein, whose product MRRDVDATQLNLSPGVRVIILLVTMTIIAVAGIFLWQATTNRQRQLVFEIPPGTAARLAAGEEVNIFPSTIVIDLRQYDTLVIQNNDTAEVTIGPFRIVPGQRFVQRYWGPGVYELICSVHQGEQLRIEVR is encoded by the coding sequence ATGCGACGTGATGTTGATGCCACACAACTTAATCTTAGCCCAGGTGTGAGGGTAATCATCCTCTTGGTGACAATGACCATCATCGCTGTGGCCGGCATCTTTCTCTGGCAAGCGACTACGAACCGGCAACGCCAGTTGGTGTTTGAGATTCCACCTGGCACCGCTGCCCGCCTTGCTGCCGGTGAAGAGGTCAATATATTTCCTTCCACGATTGTTATTGACTTGCGTCAATACGATACGTTGGTGATTCAAAACAATGATACCGCTGAAGTGACAATCGGGCCATTCCGCATTGTTCCCGGCCAGCGCTTTGTGCAACGCTACTGGGGGCCGGGGGTCTACGAATTGATCTGTTCGGTGCATCAAGGTGAACAATTGCGGATTGAAGTGCGCTAA
- a CDS encoding SCO family protein gives MQRWFLRFIVLIAALVLSGCTAYEFRGTVLEPPNPAPELPLTDQFGRDFRLSDYRGKVVLLFFGFTHCPDICPTALGDLKRVMEKLGNNAEKVQVVFVSVDPERDTPDLMQRYLASFNPTFLGLNGDRVILEQAYKDYGVTVIRRDLPNSGLGYTIDHSGYIYAIDQVGNWRLLWAHGTPVDDIVSDVQALLRNPPRS, from the coding sequence ATGCAACGCTGGTTCTTACGTTTCATTGTGCTTATCGCGGCGCTGGTGCTCAGCGGCTGCACCGCGTATGAATTTCGCGGCACCGTGCTCGAACCGCCCAACCCAGCACCTGAGCTACCGCTCACCGACCAGTTTGGGCGTGATTTTCGTCTCAGCGATTATCGTGGCAAGGTGGTACTCCTCTTTTTTGGCTTCACCCATTGTCCCGACATCTGTCCCACGGCCCTTGGCGACCTCAAACGGGTGATGGAGAAACTCGGTAACAATGCCGAGAAGGTACAGGTCGTGTTCGTGTCGGTCGATCCCGAACGTGATACACCCGATCTGATGCAGCGCTACCTGGCCTCGTTTAACCCCACCTTCCTCGGTCTTAACGGTGATCGAGTCATTCTCGAACAGGCTTACAAGGACTACGGCGTAACGGTCATTCGTCGCGATCTGCCGAATTCGGGGTTAGGATACACGATTGATCATTCCGGCTACATCTACGCCATCGACCAAGTTGGCAACTGGCGCCTCCTGTGGGCGCATGGGACACCGGTTGATGACATCGTCAGCGATGTGCAAGCATTATTACGCAACCCACCACGCTCGTAA